A part of Waddliaceae bacterium genomic DNA contains:
- a CDS encoding tetratricopeptide repeat protein produces the protein MKKIFLLIISAMLIHSFVDASDDILATAYESYTAGERAETFADRSAAFNEALLLYSEAEKKYPSYGKLYYNIGNCYFHLGEYPHAIVYYNKALKLLPREKKIRHHLALSLKKAGVAPENPRYITTTLLFFHKVFSFKERSVLFTIFTVAATALWSLFLWQRRRRIKLIALWFTALAAILFLSAMTSITTAHSRGIVIDPTVLRCDAGDHYKSVTAKPLLAGITVKILDATDKAPWIKIATPSGDIGYISIELVEIM, from the coding sequence ATGAAAAAAATCTTTTTGCTAATAATATCTGCGATGCTAATACATTCTTTCGTCGATGCTTCTGACGACATCCTTGCTACAGCATACGAAAGCTATACTGCCGGCGAGCGCGCCGAAACCTTTGCTGACCGTTCTGCTGCTTTCAACGAAGCTCTTCTTCTATACTCCGAAGCAGAAAAAAAATATCCGTCATATGGAAAGCTATATTACAACATTGGCAACTGCTATTTTCATCTTGGCGAATACCCACACGCTATCGTCTATTATAACAAAGCCTTAAAACTTCTTCCTCGCGAGAAAAAGATACGGCATCATCTTGCTTTATCGCTGAAAAAAGCTGGCGTCGCCCCCGAAAATCCGCGATATATTACTACTACGCTATTATTCTTCCATAAAGTCTTTTCTTTCAAAGAAAGGTCTGTGCTTTTCACAATCTTCACCGTTGCCGCTACGGCATTGTGGTCTTTATTCTTATGGCAGCGACGGCGACGAATAAAACTTATAGCTCTATGGTTTACGGCTCTAGCCGCCATATTATTCTTAAGCGCAATGACAAGCATCACCACTGCACACTCACGAGGTATCGTTATAGATCCTACAGTGCTGCGCTGTGACGCCGGAGACCACTACAAAAGCGTCACTGCTAAGCCTCTCCTTGCCGGCATCACCGTCAAGATCCTCGACGCCACTGACAAAGCTCCGTGGATAAAAATTGCGACGCCTTCGGGCGATATAGGGTATATATCTATAGAGTTAGTAGAAATAATGTAG
- a CDS encoding phosphoesterase — protein sequence MTIWALSDLHLAFEDADKKMDVFGGPWENYTDKIQERWRKNIGNDDLVLIAGDISWAMTLDAAAADLSWVGGLPGTKVIVRGNHDYWWSSMKKMKAVLPKSIHPIQNNAFDWGDVSITGTRLWDTTEFSFNDCISFVETEGINIGTSPSDKEQQEKIFSRELHRLELGLKAMNPAAKQRIVITHFPPIGPDLQDSSVSRLLEKYNVDICIFGHLHNVSTEKPLFGTKNEIQYIFTSCDHLDFTPTKVV from the coding sequence ATGACAATATGGGCACTATCAGATCTGCACCTTGCCTTCGAAGACGCCGACAAAAAGATGGACGTCTTCGGTGGCCCCTGGGAAAACTATACCGACAAAATCCAGGAACGGTGGCGTAAGAACATCGGCAATGACGACCTCGTCCTCATCGCCGGAGACATCTCCTGGGCGATGACCCTCGATGCTGCCGCCGCCGACCTTTCGTGGGTCGGTGGACTTCCCGGCACGAAAGTCATCGTCCGCGGAAACCACGACTACTGGTGGTCTTCTATGAAGAAGATGAAAGCAGTGTTGCCGAAATCGATACATCCTATACAAAACAATGCTTTCGACTGGGGTGATGTCTCAATAACAGGAACGCGGCTGTGGGACACTACGGAGTTTTCTTTCAACGACTGTATTTCCTTCGTCGAGACTGAGGGCATAAACATCGGAACGTCTCCTTCCGACAAAGAACAGCAAGAAAAGATCTTTTCCCGTGAGCTTCACCGCCTAGAGCTTGGCCTTAAAGCTATGAACCCTGCGGCGAAGCAGCGTATCGTAATAACACACTTCCCCCCTATCGGCCCTGATCTTCAAGATTCTTCCGTTTCGCGTCTTCTCGAGAAATACAACGTCGACATATGCATCTTCGGGCACCTCCATAATGTCTCTACTGAAAAGCCCTTATTCGGCACGAAAAACGAGATACAATATATCTTCACCTCGTGCGACCACCTAGATTTCACTCCAACAAAAGTTGTATAA
- a CDS encoding transporter substrate-binding domain-containing protein — protein sequence MRSILFLLGFICLFFVGCSSGEDKEMENKTFRIARDPSWGNLPLMGKNAHLRAFSDDLLRAIAKEENIVFKLSQASTEQLFYGLEKDSYDGVLSPRHPRASQKALYHFSEHYFSLGPVIIVHEDSDISSLDDLSGKKLGILNGSENIYLLKKHPEIFIESYENNIIALDKLVNNEVDAVIMGIVSGRSYCKNAYAKILKVASSPLTNDALRLVTPKDAEGKILSEHFNSGLETVIDDGTLDFLINKWGFQNS from the coding sequence ATGAGGTCGATATTATTTTTGTTGGGTTTTATATGTCTTTTCTTTGTCGGATGTTCTTCTGGCGAAGATAAAGAAATGGAGAACAAAACTTTCAGGATCGCCCGCGACCCCTCGTGGGGCAACCTTCCTCTTATGGGCAAGAATGCACACCTCCGTGCTTTTTCCGACGACCTTCTCCGTGCTATCGCCAAAGAAGAAAACATCGTTTTTAAGCTATCGCAGGCTTCGACAGAGCAGCTTTTCTACGGCCTTGAGAAGGACTCGTATGATGGTGTTCTTTCACCTCGCCATCCTCGCGCCTCACAAAAAGCTCTATACCATTTTTCCGAACATTATTTTTCTTTGGGACCCGTCATCATCGTCCACGAAGACTCAGACATATCATCGCTTGACGATCTCTCCGGAAAAAAGCTCGGCATCCTCAATGGTTCTGAGAACATATATCTCCTAAAAAAGCACCCTGAAATTTTTATAGAGTCCTACGAAAATAATATCATAGCACTCGACAAGCTCGTCAACAATGAAGTCGACGCCGTAATCATGGGTATCGTCTCGGGGCGTTCTTATTGCAAGAATGCGTATGCAAAAATTCTAAAGGTCGCTTCGTCGCCATTGACCAACGACGCCCTAAGGCTTGTAACGCCAAAAGACGCCGAAGGGAAAATCCTTTCGGAACATTTCAATAGCGGACTAGAAACCGTCATAGATGATGGCACCTTAGATTTCCTTATAAACAAATGGGGCTTTCAAAACTCATGA
- a CDS encoding ROK family protein: MAQNHDNNKILVIDSGGTTTRMAIWDGEELHDISSFPTKNYKDKKLRGASVSDVQKVWIADLAEKVAGYRQRHNFSKIMLAMAGPVTDDGTIIYSHNIWGDEDCELPTSTLSETWKCDVTVINDMTAAAARYGKDPRFSSHHKIMSMTISSGIGAKVYDTKHKEISLEAAESFEEIGLLTFTTEKVFFDDKPLSGVLERYCSGNGIVKLAEAMAEDEKYRELFILSALNKNITTKKAETFPQKLLQYVDDEDAFAIAVIKTSIHILAKTLKNIIVANDPDVIVLMGGLAINGGERYRSLFVEEIKNVGIDKLVALGYDDGYDGIIGAGVLSSKT, translated from the coding sequence ATGGCACAAAATCACGACAACAACAAAATCCTCGTCATCGACAGCGGCGGCACAACGACGCGGATGGCAATATGGGACGGCGAGGAGCTTCACGATATCTCTTCGTTCCCGACAAAAAACTACAAAGACAAAAAGCTTCGTGGGGCTTCTGTCAGCGACGTCCAGAAGGTGTGGATAGCAGACCTCGCCGAAAAGGTCGCCGGATACAGGCAACGCCATAATTTCTCGAAGATAATGTTAGCGATGGCGGGCCCCGTCACTGATGATGGCACGATAATATATTCTCACAACATCTGGGGCGACGAAGACTGTGAGCTGCCAACGTCGACGCTTTCCGAAACGTGGAAGTGTGACGTCACCGTCATCAACGATATGACTGCCGCAGCAGCACGCTACGGCAAAGACCCACGATTTTCTTCGCATCACAAAATAATGTCTATGACGATAAGTAGTGGCATCGGCGCTAAGGTCTACGACACAAAACATAAAGAAATATCCCTCGAGGCAGCAGAAAGTTTCGAAGAGATAGGACTGCTAACGTTCACCACCGAAAAAGTTTTCTTCGACGATAAACCGCTGTCGGGCGTACTGGAAAGGTACTGCTCTGGCAACGGCATCGTCAAACTCGCCGAAGCTATGGCTGAAGATGAAAAATACAGAGAACTTTTTATACTTTCCGCCCTTAACAAAAACATAACGACCAAGAAAGCAGAAACTTTTCCTCAGAAGCTGCTGCAATACGTCGACGATGAAGATGCTTTCGCTATAGCTGTCATCAAAACCTCTATACATATCCTCGCCAAGACCCTCAAAAATATCATCGTCGCCAACGACCCCGACGTCATCGTCTTAATGGGTGGTCTCGCAATCAATGGCGGAGAACGGTACCGATCGCTTTTCGTCGAAGAGATTAAAAATGTAGGGATAGACAAGCTTGTAGCCTTGGGCTACGACGACGGCTACGACGGTATCATCGGCGCAGGGGTCCTTTCGTCAAAAACATAG